A portion of the Pogoniulus pusillus isolate bPogPus1 chromosome 6, bPogPus1.pri, whole genome shotgun sequence genome contains these proteins:
- the SYNPO2L gene encoding synaptopodin 2-like protein, which produces MGAEEEMVITLSGGAPWGFRLQGGSEQKRPLQVSKIRKRSKACRGGLWENDVLVSINGKSCAGLSHATAMQIIDSSNGMLNICVKRIVGGDQTGPWLQRSPSPGQQVLSPPSPLSPAAQLLSSEPVGSLAATQPSQPPRSQRHLESLTSPPDSEAYYGETDSDADNMAQEKHRRARKKSTRSPPDSITSKVDVPQDEVSLSEQSGYESTPEAAAPGAKVASSSGVAKREIVCLPGSRTDTPFSENEGQLQPPSTEGREPSPEAMLLPHATKAILAERHLIPMVGPVEHPIDEDLTTSYTEKAKQAKLHRHESIQEKNVKEAKTKCRTIASLLTDAPNPHSKGVLMFKKRRQRAKKYTLVSFGSVDEDRSYEEEDGVFPTSESEFDEEGFSDARSLTNHSDCDNTYLDIEKSKSDSEQKEEKQKGLSEASGKGARLFEQQRERAGKYTVEKVSVQKSPQLAPVVQPQQNTVNGDMPVPQKASSVPLSVHLEGVQVPSKQTANLPTQVLAAPSLTSFPPPPSNPEPFSACSTSMFNRSARPFTPGFSGQRPPTSVNFRPSAPKKPSENLGGQSSMAPPSSPLAPGTPANAPVPTHHGPVSSSTSLYIPAPGRSTTLLDSQPRRGESAPETKPSANTARTSTTSIFLSAPSKPGGDVASAAQVPGTASSSLYFSPVPSQHMISSFSMPKQPSPAVSPAMPRPPSEPLTSREQRIAVPAPRTGILQEARRRGNKKPMFSKIEEKKKNSPNPELLSLVQNLDEKPKGDHPGAGFESGPEEDFLSLGAEACNFMQSSGRKFKTPPPVAPKPQQQDAGLVNGAQDMPQLKGKGAELFAKRQSRMDKFVVETTPKPESKPRTPSPSPSLPSSWKYSPNIRAPPPIAYNPIHSPFYPLAASKSQASKAESKVKKAPGHKSGIKVIDLMRHQPYQLKSAMFCFGEPPSPSIQDSPSQPAPQASSSFMAAKQVPVKTAKTQEIRRFSTPAPMPASSSLAPTVLVPRSATTLDEPVWRTEMASSAPTTPAPFQVEFSQSPKPYQSSPEPGQVGQGPSPNLASATRFQVARPKFSAARTGMQANVWRPSFGHH; this is translated from the exons atgggagctgaggaagaaatggTCATCACACTGTCTGGAGGTGCTCCCTGGGGTTTCCGACTGCAAGGGGGTTCAGAGCAAAAAAGACCTCTTCAAGTGTCAAAG atcagaaagagaagcaaagcgTGCCGTGGAGGCCTGTGGGAAAATGATGTGCTAGTATCTATCAATGGGAAGTCATGTGCTGGCCTCTCCCATGCTACTGCTATGCAGATCATCGATTCCTCCAATGGCATGCTCAACATCTGTGTGAAAAG GATAGTTGGTGGGGACCAGACCGGTCCATGGCTCCAGCGATCCCCTTCTCCAGGGCAGCAAGTGCTCTCCCCGCCATCCCCACTCAGCCCCGCAGCACAATTACTCAGCTCTGAACCGGTGGGATCCCTGGCCGCTACACAGCCCTCACAGCCACCAAGGTCACAGAGGCACCTGGAGAGCCTCACCTCCCCACCAGACAGTGAAGCCTACTATGGAGAGACAGACAGTGATGCTGACAACATGGCCCAGGAGAAGCACCGACGGGCTCGCAAAAAAAGCACACGCTCCCCGCCTGACAGCATCACCAGCAAGGTGGATGTGCCTCAggatgaggtgtccctgtctgaaCAGAGTGGCTATGAGAGCAcgccagaggctgctgcaccAGGAGCCAAGGTAGCCAGCTCCAGtggggtggccaagagagagattgtctgcctgcctggcagccgcACAGACACTCCATTCTCTGAGAAcgagggacagctgcagccaccGTCAACAGAGGGAAGGGAACCTTCTCCAGAGGCGATGCTCCTGCCCCATGCCACCAAGGCTATCTTAGCAGAACGCCATCTCATCCCCATGGTGGGGCCAGTGGAGCATCCAATTGATGAAGACCTAACCACTTCGTACACAGAGAAAGCCAAGCAGGCCA aaCTCCACCGCCATGAAAGCATCCAAGAGAAAAACGTGAAAGAAGCCAAAACCAAGTGCAGAACCATTGCATCCCTGCTGACAGATGCACCCAACCCCCACTCCAAGGGGGTACTGATGTTCAAGAAGCGCAGGCAAAGGGCTAAGAAGTATACACTAGTAAGCTTTGGGAGCGTTGACGAAGACCGCTCCTATGAGGAAGAAGATGGAGTTTTTCCAACTAGTGAGTCTGAATTCGACGAGGAAGGTTTCTCTGATGCCCGAAGCCTAACTAATCACTCAGATTGTGACAACACTTACCTGGATATTGAAAAGTCCAAATCTGACTCTgaacagaaggaagagaaacaaaaaggtTTGAGTGAAGCCTCGGGTAAAGGAGCACGATTAtttgagcagcagagggaacgGGCTGGGAAGTACACAGTTGAGAAAGTCTCAGTGCAGAAGAGCCCTCAGCTTGCCCCAGTTGTCCAGCCACAGCAGAACACAGTGAACGGAGATATGCCTGTGCCACAGaaggcaagcagtgtgcccctcAGCGTCCACCTGGAGGGTGTGCAAGTGCCTAGCAAGCAGACAGCCAACCTCCCTACTCAGGTTCTGGCTGCCCCTAGCCTCacatccttccctcctcccccaagCAACCCTGAACCCTTCTCTGCGTGCTCAACAAGTATGTTCAACAGGTCTGCACGGCCCTTTACTCCTGGTTTTTCTGGCCAACGTCCACCTACCTCTGTCAACTTCAGGCCATCTGCACCCAAAAAGCCTAGTGAAAATCTGGGTGGGCAAAGCTCAATGGCTCCCCCTTCCTCACCTCTGGCTCCAGGAACACCTGCCAATGCACCAGTTCCAACACACCATGGTCCAGTCAGCTCTTCCACATCTCTGTATATTCCTGCACCAGGAAGGTCAACAACACTGCTGGACTCACAACCAAGAAGGGGAGAAAGTGCTCCGGAGACTAAGCCTTCTGCCAACACTGCTCGGACATCCACCACCTCTATCTTTCTGTCAGCTCCCTCAAAGCCAGGAGGAGATGTAGCCTCTGCAGCACAAGTCCCtggaacagcttcttcctctttGTACTTTAGTCCAGTACCCTCACAGCACATGATAAGCAGTTTCTCCATGCCAAAGCAGCCTTCTCCTGCTGTCTCACCGGCAATGCCGCGACCTCCTTCTGAGCCCTTAACTTCCAGGGAGCAGAGGATTGCTGTGCCAGCTCCCCGCACAGGCATTCTGCAGGAGGCTCGCCGGCGGGGCAACAAGAAACCCATGTTCAGTAAGattgaggagaagaagaagaattcACCCAACCCTGAGCTTCTGTCTCTGGTGCAGAACTTGGATGAGAAGCCAAAAGGTGACCACCCTGGGGCAGGGTTTGAGTCTGGGCCTGAGGAGGATTTTCTCAGCCTGGGTGCTGAAGCTTGCAACTTTATGCAGTCCTCCGGACGCAAGTTCAAGACACCTCCTCCAGTGGCTCCTAAGCCTCAGCAACAAGATGCTGGATTGGTAAATGGGGCCCAGGATATGCCTCAGCTTAAAGGCAAGGGGGCAGAGCTCTTTGCCAAGCGCCAGAGCCGCATGGACAAATTTGTGGTAGAGACAACACCAAAGCCAGAGTCCAAGCCCAGgaccccttctccttccccttctttacCCTCATCTTGGAAATATTCACCCAACATCCGGGCTCCCCCTCCAATAGCTTACAACCCAATACATTCCCCTTTCTATCCCCTGGCAGCCAGCAAATCTCAGGCtagcaaagcagagagcaaagtGAAAAAGGCACCTGGCCATAAATCAGGGATTAAGGTCATTGATTTAATGCGGCACCAGCCCTATCAATTAAAGTCAGCCATGTTCTGTTTTGGAGAACCCCCAAGCCCCAGCATTCAGGATTCTCCTagtcagccagccccacaagctAGCTCTTCCTTCATGGCAGCTAAGCAAGTCCCTGTGAAAACGGCCAAAACCCAGGAGATTCGTCGCTTCTCCACCCCAGCTCCCATGCCAGCTTcaagcagcctggcacccacTGTGCTTGTGCCCCGCTCAGCCACCACATTGGATGAGCCAGTGTGGAGAACAGAAATGGCCTCTTCTGCACCCACTACACCAGCACCCTTTCAGGTGGAGTTCAGCCAGTCCCCTAAGCCGTACCAAAGCtccccagagcctgggcaggTGGGTCAGGGGCCTTCCCCAAACCTAGCCTCAGCCACTCGGTTTCAGGTGGCGAGGCCCAAATTCTCAGCAGCAAGAACAGGAATGCAGGCAAATGTGTGGAGGCCAAGCTTTGGCCACCACTGA